CTCCATCGGGTCCGGCGGCTCCATCGGGTCCCGCGGCTCCGTCGGGTCCCGCGGCTCCGTCGAGTTCGGCGACCAGGTGGTCCCTGGGGCCGAACCGCTCGGTGAAGAAGGGCGGGTACGGCGGCTGCGGACGCGGCTGTACGGCGTGCAGCGGAGACCAGGCGATCCGGTCGAGACGGCTCAGGGTCTCCTCGTCCGCGGGGACGGCGTGGCGTATGTACGGCTCCGGCATGACGGTCACCCTACGTCGGAGTGCCCGGGTGCCGACGGGGTGTTCCTGGCCGCCGCGCGCAGAATGGGCCCATGGAACCTTCGCGAGTGGTGGTGGCCGGCGCGTCCGGGCTGATCGGTGGCGCCCTGGTGCGGTCTCTGACCGCCGACGGGCACGAGGTGGTGCGGCTGGTGCGCAGGGCGCCCAGGGGGCCCGACGAGGTCCGCTGGGACCCGGAGGCCGGGCGGGTGGACGCGGCGGGGCTCGCCGGGTGCGACGCGGTGGTGAACCTGGCGGGCGCCGGGGTGGGCGACCACCGCTGGACGGACGCGTACAAGACGCGGATCAGGGAGAGCCGGGTGCGCGGCACGACCGCGCTGGCCGAGGCGGTCGCCGGGCTCGACCGGAAGCCGCGGGTCTTCGTGAACGGCAGCGCGGTCGGCTACTACGGCGAGACCGGTGACCGCGCGGTGGACGAGGGCGCGCCCGCGGGCGAGGGCTTCCTGCCGTCGGTGTGCGTGGCCTGGGAGGGTGCGGCGGACCCCGTGCGGGAGGCCGGGGTGCGGACGGTGTTCGCCAGGACCGGGCTGGTGGTGGACCGGCACGGCGGCGCCTGGGGGCGGCTGTTCCCGCTGTTCAAGGCGGGGCTCGGGGGGCGGATGGGGGACGGACGGCAGTACTGGTCGTTCATCGCGCTGCACGACGAGGTGGCGGCGCTGCGGCACCTCATCGACTCCGACGGTCTCTCGGGGCCGTTCAACCTGACCGCGCCCGCCCCGCTGACCAACCGTGAGATCACCGCGGCGATGGGCCGGGTGCTGCGCAGGCCGACGCTGTTCGCGGTGCCCGCGCCGGTGCTGCGGACCGTGCTGGGCGAGATGTCGGGGGACGTGCTCGGCAGCGCGCGGGTGCTGCCGAAGCGGCTGCTGGAGTCCGGGTTCACGTTCGCGTTCCCGGACATCGAGGGGGCGATCAGGGCGGCCGGCTGAGCCTCGCGCGGCGCCGCCCGCGCCGTCCCGCGACCTGTATGCGACCGGCATGCGACCGCCGTGCGTCCGTGCCCTGTCGATGCGCGACTTCCGTCGGCCGATCACACGCCTACCCTCGACCCGAACTCGGGTATTCGACAAGCCAGTTGGGGGGCACACCTCCGCACTGGCCGCTCAATCGCGAGGAGGGGCACGTGCTTGAGCCCGCGTACCAGGCGGACGTCGTCGTCGTGGGAGCCGGAGTCGCCGGACTCTCCGCGGCACATCGTCTGATCAGCGCAGGAGTGACGACCGCGGTCCTGGAGGCCGCACCGTGCCCGGGAGGCAGGATGTCGACCGACAAGGTCGACGGGTTCCGCCTCGACCGGGTCGGGCAGCTCCTGTCGACGGCGTATCCCGAACTACGTCTGACACCCGGTCTGAACGCGCTGGTGCTGCGCCCGTTCGCGCCGGGAGTCCTGCTGCACGGGGACGGCCGGCACCACCGGGTGGGCCCGCCGGCCAACACCCGGGGCGCACGGGGCGCACTGAACGTGGCGCGCGCTCTGGCGAGCGCCCCCCGGTCACCGTCGCTACCGCGCGGGCGCTCCGGCGGGCCGCTCGGCACGGCCGTGGACCAGGCCCGGCTGGGCGCGGCGCTGGCCCGCTTCGCGGGGCTGCCGGTCGAACGGCTGCTGGCCCGCCCCGAGTCGGCGGCGGGGCCCGCGCTCGCCTCCCGGGGGCTGCCCACCCGGGCCGTCGAGGGCTTCCTGCGTCCGCTGCTGGCCGCGCTGCTGTGCGACCCGGAGCTGACCACGTCGAGCCGGTGCGCGGACCTCGCGCTGCGCTCCTTCGCCTCCGGCCGGCTCTGCCTGCCGGAGGGCGGCGCGGAGACCCTGCCCGAGCTGCTCACCCGGGCGCTGCCCGCGGGCACCGTGCGCACCGGGGTGCGGGTCACCTCCGTCGCCACCAACACCGTGACGACGGCGGAGCACGGGACGTTCCGGTGCCGCGCGGTGCTGGTCGCGACGGACGCGCGGGCCGCCGCCGAGCTGCTGCCGGGGCTGCGGGTGCCGCGGTTCCACCCGGTGACGGTCGTCCACCACACCACCGACGAGGCGCCCGACACGGGGGCGTCGCTGCTGCTGGACGCGGACCGGGGCGGGCCTGTGGCGCACACGGCCGTGGTCAGCCGCGTCGACCCGTCCCGGGCGCCGGCCGGCCGCGCGCTCGTCACCTCGACGGTCCTCGGCACTCCCCCGCCGGACGTCGACACCGCCGTCCGCGCCCATCTGGCCCGCCTCTACGGCACCTCGACGTCGCGCTGGGAGACCCTCGCGGTCCACCACACCGCCGAGGCGGTCCCCTCGATGCGGCCCCCGCACGACCCGCGGCGCCCGGTGCGGCTCCTCGCGGGCCTGTACGTGTGCGGCGACCACCGGGACACCAGCTCCGTCCAGGGCGCGCTGCACTCGGGGCACCGGGCGTCGGCGGCGATCATCAGGGACCTCGGCGCGTCCGGCTCCCTCAACCGGGCGGACCCGCCGCGCGCCACCCCGCAGCCCGAGCCGCTGGCCCCGGCCCAGGAACCCACGGAATCGGCGGAACCGGCGGAAGCAGCCTGAGCGGGACGGGAGGCCGCGAGGACGGAGGCCCGGCAGCGGACGCCGGCGGGCGCCCGGACGCGGACGGGGGCCAGGACCGGTCCACCTGGCCCTGGCCCCCGTCGCGTCGCGCGGACCGGTCCGCCGGACGGCGTCAGCCGAGGGCCGCCACCTTGTCGCGGTAGCCGCGCACCGGCGCCGCGTCCTTGTACGGCTCCAGACGGCGTTCGAAGTCCCTGACGTACTCGACGGCCCGGACCGAGCGCATCTCGGCCGCCTGGCCCGCCGCCTCGGCGCCGAGCTGGCAGGCCTGGTCGAGTTCGCCGAGGCCGAGCCTGGCGGTGGCCAGGACCACCCGGCAGAACAGCCGGCTGCGGGCGAAGGCGGGCGCCCGCAGTTGCAGGGAGCGCTCCGCGTGCTGGGCCGCCGCGCGGTACTGCTGGAGGTCGCGGTGGCAGTGCCCGAACTCGTCGGCGAGCTGCGCCTCGTCGAAGAACCTGGCCCAGTACGGCACCTCGTCCCCGGTGCGGGACGTCTCCAGGGCGCGTTCGGCGCGGACCAGCGACGCGGTGCAGCTGCGCACCTCGCCGAGCACCCCGTGCCCGCGCGCCTCCACCGCGTGCAGCAGCGCCTGCACGACCGGCGGCGCGTTGGTCCCCACTCCCTGCTGCGCCACCCGGGCCAGCTGGACGGCCTCCCGGCCGTGCCCGAGGTAGACGGCCTGGCGGCTCATCGTGAGCAGCACGTAGGAGCCGTACGCCCGGTCCCCGGCCGCCTGGGCGAGCCGCAGGGACTGCACGAAGTACCGCTGCGCGAGCCCGTGCGCGGCGATGTCGTACGACGTCCAGCCGACCAGCCTGGTCAGGTCGGCGACCGCGCCGAACAGCCGCCGCCCGGTCTGCTCGCCGTAGCTGCCGCGCAGCATCGGCTCGCACTCGTGCTCCAGGTAGCGCACGAGGGCCTGGCGGGCGTGGCCGCCGCCGTACATGTCGTCGAGGGTGCGGAAGAGTTCGCCGACGGAGCGCAGCGCGGCGATGTCCCCGCCGGTGACCTTCTGTCCCGGGCCGCGGTCGCCGGGCGGACGCGGGCGGTGCGGGGGGCCGCCCGGCTCGGGCGGGGCCGGGAGCCGGGCGGCGCCGGGGCGGCCCTGGGCGGGCACCCGGACGAGCGGCTCGCCGTGGGCGACCTTGTCGTCGGGCCTGCCGATCAGCCAGTCCCGGCTGGGCACCACGAGCCCGGCCGGGGTGAAGGCGATCTTCCGCAGCTCGGCGTGGCTGCCGGAGTCCTTGCGCCACAGGCCGCTGACGATGTCGACGGCCTCCTCGGGCGTACCGGCGAACTCCAGGCCCGCGTAGACCGGGGCGCAGGCGTCGAGGCCGAGGTCCTGGGCGGTGAGCCGGCGGCCGAGGCGGCGGGTGAAGACCTCGGCGATCAGGGCGGGGGTGGTGCCGCGGGGCTGCTGGCCGCGCAGCCATCGGGTGACGGAGGTCTTGTCGTATCTGAGGTCGAGTCCGTGTTCCAGGCCGAGCTGATCGACCCGACGGGCCAGACCCGCGTTGGAGAAGCCCGCTTCTGCGATGAGCGCGGCGAGCTGGCGGTTGGGAGTGCGCTGCGCGGGTCGTTCCGTCATCGGCGGTGCGGTCTCCTGCCTTCCGGACACGCGAAGTGCCGGGATTGCCTGTGAGCAGCCCCTTTTGGGCCCACGAACGGCGCGAATGTAGCGGAGAGTGCACGTACCGTCGCACACTTCCTCGCCCATTCATCCGATCGTGTGAGGATTGGCACCAGGGCTGACGTACACCGGCCGGACGTACAGTGGCGTGGGCGGGTCACAGACCTGACACCGGTTCACCGAGGAGGCGCTTGCCGTGAGTGGGTTGCGGTTCGTCCGCATGGGATTCGGCGCGGAGGCCGTCGAGTACCAGGAGGCGTGGGACGAGCAACGCCGGGTGCACGCGGCCCGGTTCACCGACGAGGTGCCGGACACCGTGCTGCTCCTCGAACACCCCCCGGTGTACACGGCCGGCCGCCGCACCGCGGACAGCGAGCGCCCGCTGGACGGCACCCCGGTCGTGGACGTCGACCGCGGCGGCAAGATCACCTGGCACGGCCCCGGGCAACTGGTGGGCTACCCGATCCAGAAGCTGCCCCGCCCGGTGGACGTGGTGGCGCACGTGCGCCGTCTCGAGGAGGCGCTGATCCGCGCCTGCGCCGAGTACGGCGTGCGGACCAGCCGGGTCGAGGGCCGCAGCGGGGTGTGGGTGCTGGGCGACCCGGTCGAGGACCGGCCGGCCGCGGGAGGGCTCTCCCTCGACTTCGACCCGCGGCTGACGGACGACGAGTTCGACCCGCGCCTCGACGGCCCCGAGTACGCCCCGTCCAACGCGGGCCAGCGACGCGAGGACCGCAAGATCGCGGCGATCGGCATCCGGGTCGCCAAGGGCGTCACCATGCACGGCTTCGCCTTCAACGTGAACCCGGACAACCGCTGGTTCGACCGGATCATCCCGTGCGGCATCAGGGACGCCGGGGTGGCGTCCCTGGCGAACGAGCTGGGCCGCGACATCACCGTCGAGGAGGTCCTCCCGGTGGTCGAGCGCCATCTGCGGGACGTCCTGGAGAACGCGGAACTGAAACCGCGCGAGACCGGCGGGGCGGTGGTGCGGAGCGCGGTCCCAGGACCGGCTCCGAGCGCCGCCGTCCCGAGCGGCACGCCAGGCACCTGACGACGCCGGCCGACCACGACACCGGCCGACCGCATCGCCGGGCGACCGCATCGCCGGGCGACGGCGCCCGGCGCCGGTCCTGGCGGACGGTGCTCGACGACTTTGAGGACCAGGCCCCTGGGGGCCGCGGCGGGGAGCGGGGCGCGAGCCCCGGCGGAGGGGCGAGCACCGCCTCCGGCCCACCGAATCGACGGGCGTACCCTTGGGATCGCCGAAGAATCAATCGCTAGGGAGCGGTCGTGTCCGCAGTCTCACCCGACGGACGCAAGATGCTGCGCCTGGAGGTCCGCAACAGCCAGACCCCCATCGAGCGCAAGCCCGAGTGGATCAAGACCCGGGCGAAAATGGGCCCCGAGTACACGAAGATGCAGGCGCTCGTGAAGAGCGAGGGCCTGCACACGGTCTGCCAGGAAGCCGGCTGCCCGAACATCTACGAGTGCTGGGAGGACCGCGAGGCGACCTTCCTGATCGGTGGCGACCAGTGCACCCGCCGCTGCGACTTCTGCCAGATCGACACCGGCAAGCCCGAGGCCCTCGACCGTGACGAGCCCCGCCGGGTCGGCGAGTCCGTCGTCACGATGGACCTCAACTACGCCACCATCACCGGCGTCGCCCGCGACGACCTCGCCGACGGCGGCGCCTGGCTGTACGCGGAGACGGTCCGCCAGATCCACGCGCAGACCGCGGGACGCGAGGCCGGCCGCACCAAGGTCGAGCTGCTCGCACCCGACTTCAACGCGGTGCCCGAGCAGCTCGCGGAGGTCTTCTCGTCCCGCCCCGAGGTGTTCGCGCACAACGTCGAGACGGTGCCGCGGATCTTCAAGCGGATCCGCCCCGGCTTCCGCTACGACCGCTCCCTGAAGGTCATCACGGCCGCCCGGGACGAGGGCCTGGTCACCAAGTCGAACCTGATCCTCGGCATGGGCGAGACCCGTGAGGAGATCAGCGAGGCGCTGCGCCAGCTGCACGAGGCGGGGTGCGAGCTGATCACCATCACGCAGTACCTGCGCCCGACCGTGCGCCACCACCCCGTGGAGCGCTGGGTCAAGCCGCACGAGTTCGTGGAGCTGAAGGAGGAGGCCGAGCAGATCGGCTTCTCCGGCGTGATGTCCGGCCCGCTGGTGCGCTCCTCGTACCGCGCGGGACGGCTGTACCAGATGGCGGTCGAGAAGCGCGGCACGTACATCGCGGCGCAGGCGGTCTGACCGCCCGCCCCGGCCGGGACGGCGGTCCGAGCGCCCGTCCTGGTCCGGGCTGCGCGACCGGCACACGGGCCCATCCCGTGTGAATTCGCGCACAAGATACTACCGGACAGTAATAGCCGTACCGACGCGGCCCTGACCGTCCCCGCTGATGGGGGCGTCCGTCAGGGCCGCGTCAGCCTTTCGGCCCCGCGCGTCAAGGTTTCATTCCTGTTTGACCGGTCGGTCACGCCCTGGTAACACCAATCAGTGACGCTGGACTCACGCCACACACAGCCGCTCCCAGAGGGGACTCCCGCCATGCAGGCCGCGCCCGTTCGCGCCACCGCCATCCCGTCCTTCACCGACGCCCTGCGGGCCGTCGAGTCGCTGCTGATGAGCGGCGGCCAGCGCACCGCCCGTCGCAACGCGTGGACGTCCGTCCTGGAGGACCGCCGCCGCGCCAAGGACCGCGTCGAGGCCCAGCGCGTCATCGACCAGACCCTGGACAGCCACCTGGCCCCCGTCGCGCCCTTCTCCACGCGCCCCTGAGGCGGCCCCTCACCCTTCCCTCCGGGCACTGCCGTCGATCGCGCTCCCGGGGCCACGTAGACTTCTGCGCATGGCGAGGAAGGAAACCGCAGCGGACGCTGCGAACCCCGGGCGACTGAAGCAGATCGCCCTGACCTACAAGATGACCCGCAAGGCCGACAAGAAGATCGGTCTTGTACTCGCGGCTGTCGGAATCGTCACCTTCGGTGTCTTCCTCGCGATCGGTTTCTTGATCGGGCACCCCATCTATCTGGGCATCCTTGGCCTGTTCCTCGCGCTGCTCGCTACGGCGATCGTGTTCGGACGCCGGGCCGAGCGGGCCGCCTTCGGGCAGATGGAGGGCCAGCCGGGCGCGGCGGCGGCCGTGCTGGACAACATCGGACGGGGCTGGTCCACGACCCCGGCGGTGGCGATGAACCGCAGCCAGGACGTCGTGCACCGGGCGGTCGGCAAGGCCGGCATCGTCCTGGTCGCCGAGGGCAACCCGAACCGGGTGAAGGGCCTGCTGGCGGCCGAGAAGCGGAAGATGGCCCGCATCGTGGCGGACGTGCCGGTGCACGACGTGATCGTCGGCACGGGCGAGGGTCAGGTCCCGCTGAAGAAGGTGCGGACGACCATGCTGAAGTTCCCCCGCGTCCTCACCGGCCCGCAGGTCACGGCGACCAACGACCGGCTGCGCGCGATGGGCGACCTGATGAGCAACATGCCTCTGCCGAAGGGGCCCATGCCGAAGGGCATGAAGCTCCCGAAGGGCGGCCCGAAGGCCCGCTGACGGCGAGACACCCACACGAGGGGGGCCGCCCGGATCACTCCGGACGGCCCCTTTCCCTTGTGCTGTCCGTCTCTTTCACCGGCCGCAGGAACCGCAGGGTTCCGAGCGGGCAACGTATTGCCTGTCGCCGTTCTCGTCCGTTGTCCACACGTCGGCGCGCGACCCGTCACAACCGGGGGTCGGGCAAGAGATATTCTCTCGCACCTCGGGCATTTCCAGGCTCCTTCGCTTCGATGGAACGACAGAACTGGCATGCCTTCTTTGTGATCCGGATGAGTCGACCCCGCTGGTTATAGACGTACTCGTCCTGCACCGACCCCTGACAATGCCTCGTGGCGCAGGGAGCCGACCCCATGAGGGTCGATCCCGGCTGCGCCCGGATGGTGCTCGCCGTGCATTCCAGGCAGGGGAAGGGGTGGATTCCTGAGTCGTTCTCGACGTACGCGATTGCCTCTGGAGCATGGCAATCGGGGCAGGTGCCGGCCATGGTTGGCTACTCCTCGTTGAACCCGAACGGGCGATGTACGGCCAACGACCGTGCCCCCCGCTGGTTACCCTCGGCCGACACCAGCAGGTCTGCCCCACGCCCTACCGGGATTTCTCACAACGGGGAGTTCTTCGAACAGTCGACCGTCGGGCGGGGTAGGCAGAGGTGCCGGTCACCGGTGGCACGGACGAGAATTCGGTTCCGGCCGGATCGAAAAAACCCCCCTCCAGAAGGAGAGGGTTTCTGCCGTCCCAGGTCACGGCGACCGACGACCGGCTGCGCGCGACGGGCAACCCGATGAGCAACAGGCCGCTGCCGGGGCGACCCCTGCCGAAGGGCGTGAAGGTCCCGGAGGCCGCCAGGATCAGATCCGGACCTCGACCGTCCTTGCCAGGCGGTCGTGGAGGCCGCGGCCGTCGCGGTCCCAGATCAGGGCCGGGACGGCGAGGCAGAGCAGGGCGGTGCGCAGCAGCGCGCGGGCCGGGTGGACGCGGCCGGTGTCCTGGCCGACGACGCGCAGGCCGAGCAGGCGCTTGCCGGGGGTGAAGCCGAGGGTGCCGACGGTGAGGGCGCCCATGACGAAGAAGACGAGCAGCGCCCAGTTGCCGGTGGCCTGCTGGTAGCCGTCCGTGATGAGGCCGTATGCGATCAAGAGGCAGAGGCCCCAGTCGACGGCGAGCGCGCCCATCCGGCGCCCCGGGCGGGCGACCGAGCCGGGTCCCTCCTCGGGCAGACCGAGCTGTTCGCCCCGGTACCCGAAGTCGACACCGGCGCTCTCGGCGGCGGCGCGGGGGCCCGACAGCCACGACCCAACTGCTTCCCTCTTGTCCACCCGACCACCGTACTGCCCGCGTTTCGGGGTAGGGACAGGAGGGGTGACCGGGACATGGTCCGGTTAACTTGTGCGAAACAAATGGGTCACGCCCGAGAAATCACGCGTCCTTAGG
The sequence above is a segment of the Streptomyces griseoviridis genome. Coding sequences within it:
- a CDS encoding TIGR01777 family oxidoreductase; its protein translation is MEPSRVVVAGASGLIGGALVRSLTADGHEVVRLVRRAPRGPDEVRWDPEAGRVDAAGLAGCDAVVNLAGAGVGDHRWTDAYKTRIRESRVRGTTALAEAVAGLDRKPRVFVNGSAVGYYGETGDRAVDEGAPAGEGFLPSVCVAWEGAADPVREAGVRTVFARTGLVVDRHGGAWGRLFPLFKAGLGGRMGDGRQYWSFIALHDEVAALRHLIDSDGLSGPFNLTAPAPLTNREITAAMGRVLRRPTLFAVPAPVLRTVLGEMSGDVLGSARVLPKRLLESGFTFAFPDIEGAIRAAG
- the lipB gene encoding lipoyl(octanoyl) transferase LipB, with the translated sequence MSGLRFVRMGFGAEAVEYQEAWDEQRRVHAARFTDEVPDTVLLLEHPPVYTAGRRTADSERPLDGTPVVDVDRGGKITWHGPGQLVGYPIQKLPRPVDVVAHVRRLEEALIRACAEYGVRTSRVEGRSGVWVLGDPVEDRPAAGGLSLDFDPRLTDDEFDPRLDGPEYAPSNAGQRREDRKIAAIGIRVAKGVTMHGFAFNVNPDNRWFDRIIPCGIRDAGVASLANELGRDITVEEVLPVVERHLRDVLENAELKPRETGGAVVRSAVPGPAPSAAVPSGTPGT
- the lipA gene encoding lipoyl synthase; the encoded protein is MSAVSPDGRKMLRLEVRNSQTPIERKPEWIKTRAKMGPEYTKMQALVKSEGLHTVCQEAGCPNIYECWEDREATFLIGGDQCTRRCDFCQIDTGKPEALDRDEPRRVGESVVTMDLNYATITGVARDDLADGGAWLYAETVRQIHAQTAGREAGRTKVELLAPDFNAVPEQLAEVFSSRPEVFAHNVETVPRIFKRIRPGFRYDRSLKVITAARDEGLVTKSNLILGMGETREEISEALRQLHEAGCELITITQYLRPTVRHHPVERWVKPHEFVELKEEAEQIGFSGVMSGPLVRSSYRAGRLYQMAVEKRGTYIAAQAV
- a CDS encoding regulator, with product MTERPAQRTPNRQLAALIAEAGFSNAGLARRVDQLGLEHGLDLRYDKTSVTRWLRGQQPRGTTPALIAEVFTRRLGRRLTAQDLGLDACAPVYAGLEFAGTPEEAVDIVSGLWRKDSGSHAELRKIAFTPAGLVVPSRDWLIGRPDDKVAHGEPLVRVPAQGRPGAARLPAPPEPGGPPHRPRPPGDRGPGQKVTGGDIAALRSVGELFRTLDDMYGGGHARQALVRYLEHECEPMLRGSYGEQTGRRLFGAVADLTRLVGWTSYDIAAHGLAQRYFVQSLRLAQAAGDRAYGSYVLLTMSRQAVYLGHGREAVQLARVAQQGVGTNAPPVVQALLHAVEARGHGVLGEVRSCTASLVRAERALETSRTGDEVPYWARFFDEAQLADEFGHCHRDLQQYRAAAQHAERSLQLRAPAFARSRLFCRVVLATARLGLGELDQACQLGAEAAGQAAEMRSVRAVEYVRDFERRLEPYKDAAPVRGYRDKVAALG
- a CDS encoding NAD(P)/FAD-dependent oxidoreductase, with product MLEPAYQADVVVVGAGVAGLSAAHRLISAGVTTAVLEAAPCPGGRMSTDKVDGFRLDRVGQLLSTAYPELRLTPGLNALVLRPFAPGVLLHGDGRHHRVGPPANTRGARGALNVARALASAPRSPSLPRGRSGGPLGTAVDQARLGAALARFAGLPVERLLARPESAAGPALASRGLPTRAVEGFLRPLLAALLCDPELTTSSRCADLALRSFASGRLCLPEGGAETLPELLTRALPAGTVRTGVRVTSVATNTVTTAEHGTFRCRAVLVATDARAAAELLPGLRVPRFHPVTVVHHTTDEAPDTGASLLLDADRGGPVAHTAVVSRVDPSRAPAGRALVTSTVLGTPPPDVDTAVRAHLARLYGTSTSRWETLAVHHTAEAVPSMRPPHDPRRPVRLLAGLYVCGDHRDTSSVQGALHSGHRASAAIIRDLGASGSLNRADPPRATPQPEPLAPAQEPTESAEPAEAA
- a CDS encoding DUF4191 domain-containing protein, with translation MARKETAADAANPGRLKQIALTYKMTRKADKKIGLVLAAVGIVTFGVFLAIGFLIGHPIYLGILGLFLALLATAIVFGRRAERAAFGQMEGQPGAAAAVLDNIGRGWSTTPAVAMNRSQDVVHRAVGKAGIVLVAEGNPNRVKGLLAAEKRKMARIVADVPVHDVIVGTGEGQVPLKKVRTTMLKFPRVLTGPQVTATNDRLRAMGDLMSNMPLPKGPMPKGMKLPKGGPKAR
- a CDS encoding SCO2195 family GlnR-regulated protein codes for the protein MQAAPVRATAIPSFTDALRAVESLLMSGGQRTARRNAWTSVLEDRRRAKDRVEAQRVIDQTLDSHLAPVAPFSTRP
- a CDS encoding RDD family protein; the protein is MDKREAVGSWLSGPRAAAESAGVDFGYRGEQLGLPEEGPGSVARPGRRMGALAVDWGLCLLIAYGLITDGYQQATGNWALLVFFVMGALTVGTLGFTPGKRLLGLRVVGQDTGRVHPARALLRTALLCLAVPALIWDRDGRGLHDRLARTVEVRI